A part of Arachis hypogaea cultivar Tifrunner chromosome 12, arahy.Tifrunner.gnm2.J5K5, whole genome shotgun sequence genomic DNA contains:
- the LOC140176606 gene encoding uncharacterized protein: protein MSIEFKPQTPDDIDKHITAKIPDENERPNLHGAVQNYMVHGPCGPYNKNSPCMKNGSCSKFYPKEFRQRALIDEAGFPKYRRTHNGRTVKKRECVLDNKFIIAYNPELLLKFGCHINVEYTCQTSSIKYLFKYVHKGNDHITTTLYNADDPSEATQVVDKIRNYYDCRYISACEAVWFIWIQNPIEKTICD, encoded by the coding sequence ATGAGTATCGAGTTCAAGCCACAAACACCAGatgacatagacaaacatataacaGCTAAGATTCCTGATGAAAATGAAAGGCCAAATCTACATGGAGCTGTTCAAAATTACATGGTACATGGTCCATGTGGTCCGTACAACAAGAATTCACCTTGCATGAAGAATGGATCCTGTTCAAAGTTTTATCCCAAAGAGTTTAGACAGCGAGCACTCATTGATGAAGCCGGGTTTCCCAAATATAGGCGTACTCATAACGGTCGAACAGTGAAGAAAAGGGAATGTGTACTAGACAATAAGTTCATTATTGCTTATAATCCAGAACTGTTGCTCAAGTTTGGGTGTCACATAAATGTGGAATACACATGCCAAACAAGTTCTATTAAGTATCTGTTTAAGTATGTACATAAGGGCAATGACCACATAACAACTACCCTATACAACGCTGATGATCCGTCAGAAGCCACACAAGTTGTTGACAAAATTAGGAATTACTACGATTGTAGGTACATTTCGGCATGTGAGGCAGTCTGGTTTATTTGGATACAAAATCCAATAGAAAAAACCATTTGTGATTAG